The genomic window GCATTGACGAGAATGCGGACCGGAAACCGGACTTTTCGCACCTCGTCGATGTCCCAGCGGATATCGATCCAGCGCTCCGGCTGGTCGTCGAACCGGGTCAGCATGGGCGACTGGATTGGGAAGATCGTGATTTCTTTGTCGTCGTTCATGATGCCGACGATTCGATCGCCCGGGACGGCCCCGGCCGGTGCGAACACCACGCGGGCATTCTGGTCGACGCCGCGGATCGGGAGCGGCTCGTTGGTCCCCTCGCCTTCCCCACCCGATGCCGACGGGCCGTTGGCCGAGGCACCGTTGAGGCGGCGCGCACCGGGGACACGGAAGATGACGCCTGCGGCGCTGCGCAGGTTGAACCAGCCTTCATCCGCTGCCGCCTTGGTGATGGCGGTACGATCTTCGATGTGTTCCGGATAAATGGCCTTCAGGACGTCCTGCGACGACAATTCTCCACGACCGACGGCGGCAATCGCGTCCTCGACATCCTTGTGGCCGACGCGGTGGACCACAGGTTTGAAGAGTTCGCGGGTGAACTGCTTGTTGGCCCGAGCGAAATTGCGCTCGATGATACGGAAGCCGAGGCCGGCATATTGCTTGCGCACGGCAGCACGGGTCGCCCGGCGGATGGCCGCGCGGGCCTTGCCCGTGACCACGATCTCTTCCCAGGCCGGCGGTGGCACCTGAACGCCGGACCGGATGATCTCGACTTCGTCGCCGTTGTTCAGGCGGGTGACGAGCGGCATGATACGCCCGTTGATCTTGCAGCCGACGCAGGTATCGCCGACATCGGTGTGGACGGCATAGGCGAAATCGATCGGCGTCGCACCGCGCGGCAGCGCGATCAGGCGTCCCTTTGGCGTGAAGCAGAAGACCTGGTCCTGGAAAAGCTCGAGCTTGGTGTGTTCGAGGAATTCTTCCGGATTGTCGCCTTCGGACAGCTGCTCGATCGTGTGGCGGAGCCAGGAATAGGCGCGGCTGTCGCGTGTCAGAAGATCGCCACCGCCCTTCAGATTGTCCTTGTAGAGTGCGTGCGCCGCAACGCCGTATTCGGCGATCTCATGCATGCGGTAGGTGCGAATCTGCAGTTCGATGCGCTGGCGCGATGGCCCGACGATCGTCGTGTGAATGGAGCGATAGTCGTTCTGCTTCGGCGTAGAAATATAGTCCTTGAACCGGCCAGGCACGACCGACCAGCGGGTATGGACGACGCCGAGCGCCTGGTAACAGGAGGCAATGTCGTCGACCAGGATGCGGAAGCCATAGATGTCCGACAGCTGCTCGAAAGAGAGCGACTTCGACTGCATCTTTCGGAATACCGAATAGGGCTTCTTCTGCCGGCCGGTGACCGTTGCCTTCAACTGGTTGTTCGTGAACAGCGCCGTGAAGTCCTGCTCGATGGTGCGGATCAGGTCGCGGTTCTTCGCAGAAAGCTCCGACAAGCGCTTGGTGACGGTGTCGTGGGCTTCCGGATTGATGTGGCGGAACGCCAGCTCCTCCAGCTCGTCGCGCATGTCCTGCATACCCATGCGGCCGGCAAGCGGCGCATAGATATCCATCGTCTCCTCGGCGATGCGCGCGCGCT from Georhizobium profundi includes these protein-coding regions:
- a CDS encoding RelA/SpoT family protein; this translates as MMRQYELVERVQRYKPDVNEALLNKAYVYAMQKHGKQKRASGDPYISHPLEVAAILTDMRLDESTIAVALLHDTIEDTTATRDEIDGLFGEDIGALVEGLTKIKKLDLVSKRAKQAENLRKLLLAISDDVRVLLVKLADRLHNMRTLDHVPPEKRARIAEETMDIYAPLAGRMGMQDMRDELEELAFRHINPEAHDTVTKRLSELSAKNRDLIRTIEQDFTALFTNNQLKATVTGRQKKPYSVFRKMQSKSLSFEQLSDIYGFRILVDDIASCYQALGVVHTRWSVVPGRFKDYISTPKQNDYRSIHTTIVGPSRQRIELQIRTYRMHEIAEYGVAAHALYKDNLKGGGDLLTRDSRAYSWLRHTIEQLSEGDNPEEFLEHTKLELFQDQVFCFTPKGRLIALPRGATPIDFAYAVHTDVGDTCVGCKINGRIMPLVTRLNNGDEVEIIRSGVQVPPPAWEEIVVTGKARAAIRRATRAAVRKQYAGLGFRIIERNFARANKQFTRELFKPVVHRVGHKDVEDAIAAVGRGELSSQDVLKAIYPEHIEDRTAITKAAADEGWFNLRSAAGVIFRVPGARRLNGASANGPSASGGEGEGTNEPLPIRGVDQNARVVFAPAGAVPGDRIVGIMNDDKEITIFPIQSPMLTRFDDQPERWIDIRWDIDEVRKVRFPVRILVNALNEPGSLAEMAEVIAGRDANIRTLSTVRVASDITELLMDIEVWDLKQLNQLLMQLKETACVSTAARVYE